The nucleotide sequence AAATTTGGTAGGAATGCAACCTTGATTCAAGCAAACACCGCCGAAAGCATTTTCGCTTTTATCAATCAAGATTGACTTTAAACCCGCGGCTAAGGCGCTCTTGGCGGCAGATATCCCAGCCGGGCCTGCTCCGATAATCGCTAGATCATACATTCTTTAAACAGTTTTTCAGCTTTTTTAAGAGCGGTTTTTTCTTTTTTAGTCAACTCTACTTCGATAATCTTGGCGATTCCTTTGCGATTAATAAAACAAGGCACGCCTAAACAAATATTATTTAAACCATACTCACCCTTAAGCATCGCTGATACTGGAATAAGCTCATTTTTATTGTAAACAATAGTTTCAATCAACCGCGAGCAAGCAGCAGCCGGTCCAAAACGAGCGCTAGACTTTTTTAAAACACTGACTATTTCAGCCCCGCGAAGCTGAACTCTCTCTTCGATTGTTTTAGCCTTAGATTTACCAACTACGGACTCTAAACTTTTTGTAGCAATAGTTATTCGTTTAGACTCAACAATCATATCCTTACTATGCGGTCCATAAGCAAACCCTTGCATCGAAAGTGTCGAAGCTCCAGTCGAATTGTGTAAAATATTAAAAAGACGGCTCGTATCTAAAGAAGACCCCATGCCAATGACTCGATTACGCGGGAAACCAGTCTCCTTGGCAACTATATAAGTAATAAAATCTAAAGGATTAGTTACGGCGATAACTATCGCATTCTTAGCGAGCTTTTTTATCTTTTCGGAAATTTCTTTAGCAATTTTTGAGTTAATTTTTAAAAGGTCAAGACGGGTCATACCTTTTTTACGCGCAAGACCTGCGGTAATAACAACTATATCTGAATTTTTGATATCAGACAGTCTGTTGCTTCCTTTAATTTTAGTTGAAAATCCAAAAGATCCCCGACAATCCTCCAAATCTAAACCCGAACCCTTGGCCAGATCAGCGTCAATATCAATAAGTGCTAACTCATTAACCGGCAGTCGGTTAAGAATAGTAAACGCAAGGGTAGCACCAACTCCACCAACACCAACTATCGAAATCTTATTAACCATGCAATTAAGCTTATTTGATTTTAAATCCTTTATTTTTCTTAAGATAGCTTAAAATACCCCCACAGTAGATTAACTCCTTCCTAAAGCTATCCCAAGGTTTAAACTCCAGGCAGGCAGAGCTTTTTTCTTTAGTAATTATGCCTTTATCAAAATTTATGCTGATCTTATCGGCTTCTTTTAAAGAATTAGTATTTGCCTCAACTAAAGCTAAGCCAATGTTAAAAGCGTTTCGATAAAAAATTCTAGCAAAGCTCTTGGCCACAACGCAAACTACGCCAGCCTCTTTTATAACCCAGGGAGCTTGTTCGCGCGACGAACCCATACCAAAGTTTTCGCCGGCTACAATTATTGACTTTTTCGGTTCAAGTTCATCATAAAACCCCGGACGTATGTCTTCAAAAAGATAATGAGCCAATTCTTTCATGTCAGTAATTGAAAACTTATACCGCCCAGAGATTATCCAATCAGTATTGATGTTGTTACCGAATTTAAATACTTTTCCTTTTAAAGTCATTGCTGTTCTCTATAAACTTTCAAACTCGACAACGTTTTTAACCTTTCGCAGGGCTACATCTTTAGTGATAATTTTCTTTTTATAAAGCTCTTTTAAGCTTTTATCCATTGTATGCATTCCATATTGTGCACCCATCTGAAGCAAAGAAGGAATCTGGGCGATGTCATTCTCTCTAATTAAATTACGTATACCCGGAGTTGACACCATAACCTCAGTAGCAAGAACCCTTCCTGCATTGTCAGCTCTGGGAAGTAGCACCTGAGATAAAACTCCCTGTAAGCATTCAGCTAGTTGAACAGTAACTTGACGTTGTTGGTGCGGTGGAAAAACATCGATGATTCTTTGAACTGTCTGGGGAGCATCTGGTGTGTGCAAAGTAGCTAAAACTAGATGTCCAGTTTCAGCTGCCGTAAGGGTAGTTGAAATAGTATCTAAATCTCTCATCTCACCGACCACGATAACATCAGGATCCTGGCGCAAAATTCGCTTTAAAGCCTCTGGAAAGGAGTGGGTGTCAGAATATACTTCTCGTTGTTTTATGATACTCTTTTTATTAACGTGAATAAATTCAATCGGATCTTCTACGCAAATAACCATCTCTTCACGTTCTTTATTGATAAAATCGATCATCGAAGCAAGGGTCGTACTTTTTCCGGTTCCGGTAGGCCCAGTAACTAAAACCAATCCATTAGGCCTTTTAACAAAATCATAAACTACATCCGGCAATCCCAAGCTATCAATGGATGGGATTTCCATCGGTACCCGACGCATCGCCGCCTCAACACTACCCTTTTGAATATGAACGTTTACTCTATAGCGGTCCATATCCGGCAAGGCAAAGGAAAAATCTAACTCCTTATCTCGTTCAAATAAAGCCTTCTGCTCATTATTAAGCATACTGTAAATTAAATGCTTAGTTTCCTCACTGTTAAGCGGATCAAACTCACCGATACTTAACTTGCCGTCAACTCGAAAAATAGGAGGATTATCTGCGCTGAGATGAAGATCGCTCGCCCCTTTATCCTGTGTTTGTTTAAGAAGCTGATTTATATTAACCATATTGTCCTCCTATGTTAATTGTCCAGTATATTCTACTCTCAAAATATCAAGCCATTTATCGCAAGCCCTACATTAGGCTGGAGATAAATGGTAAACTTTTTTATCAGATTGTAATTTAAAATTACTAAAATCTTCAAATACCC is from Candidatus Omnitrophota bacterium and encodes:
- a CDS encoding malate dehydrogenase; the protein is MVNKISIVGVGGVGATLAFTILNRLPVNELALIDIDADLAKGSGLDLEDCRGSFGFSTKIKGSNRLSDIKNSDIVVITAGLARKKGMTRLDLLKINSKIAKEISEKIKKLAKNAIVIAVTNPLDFITYIVAKETGFPRNRVIGMGSSLDTSRLFNILHNSTGASTLSMQGFAYGPHSKDMIVESKRITIATKSLESVVGKSKAKTIEERVQLRGAEIVSVLKKSSARFGPAAACSRLIETIVYNKNELIPVSAMLKGEYGLNNICLGVPCFINRKGIAKIIEVELTKKEKTALKKAEKLFKECMI
- a CDS encoding type IV pilus twitching motility protein PilT — protein: MVNINQLLKQTQDKGASDLHLSADNPPIFRVDGKLSIGEFDPLNSEETKHLIYSMLNNEQKALFERDKELDFSFALPDMDRYRVNVHIQKGSVEAAMRRVPMEIPSIDSLGLPDVVYDFVKRPNGLVLVTGPTGTGKSTTLASMIDFINKEREEMVICVEDPIEFIHVNKKSIIKQREVYSDTHSFPEALKRILRQDPDVIVVGEMRDLDTISTTLTAAETGHLVLATLHTPDAPQTVQRIIDVFPPHQQRQVTVQLAECLQGVLSQVLLPRADNAGRVLATEVMVSTPGIRNLIRENDIAQIPSLLQMGAQYGMHTMDKSLKELYKKKIITKDVALRKVKNVVEFESL
- a CDS encoding 3-isopropylmalate dehydratase: MTLKGKVFKFGNNINTDWIISGRYKFSITDMKELAHYLFEDIRPGFYDELEPKKSIIVAGENFGMGSSREQAPWVIKEAGVVCVVAKSFARIFYRNAFNIGLALVEANTNSLKEADKISINFDKGIITKEKSSACLEFKPWDSFRKELIYCGGILSYLKKNKGFKIK